One genomic segment of Flavobacteriaceae bacterium includes these proteins:
- a CDS encoding DUF86 domain-containing protein: MKREKRAYKLYLEDIQTAMERIAEYISDYSFDQFKKDYKTVDAVIRNFEIIGEASKNLPNSIKEKYTDVPWQEMYLLRNKVSHEYFGIDYAIIWDIATNYLPENKSQIDKIIEDEK; encoded by the coding sequence ATGAAAAGAGAAAAACGGGCATACAAATTGTATTTAGAAGATATTCAAACAGCTATGGAACGTATTGCCGAATACATAAGCGATTATTCTTTTGATCAATTTAAAAAAGATTACAAAACCGTAGATGCAGTTATCCGCAATTTTGAAATTATCGGCGAAGCATCTAAAAACTTACCTAATAGCATCAAAGAAAAATATACTGATGTGCCTTGGCAGGAAATGTATTTGTTGAGAAACAAAGTATCGCATGAATATTTTGGTATAGATTACGCCATTATTTGGGACATTGCCACCAACTATTTACCAGAAAACAAATCACAAATAGACAAAATTATAGAGGATGAAAAATAA
- a CDS encoding nucleotidyltransferase codes for MTTNTILQKLNELKPYLEKEFSVKEIGIFGSFANNTFRRDSDIDILIELEKPIGWRFFTLEMYLEKAFGRKIDLVTKPALKKQLKEQILAQVQYV; via the coding sequence ATGACTACAAACACCATACTACAAAAACTCAACGAACTTAAACCTTATTTGGAAAAGGAATTTTCAGTCAAGGAAATTGGCATATTTGGCTCTTTTGCTAATAATACCTTTCGTAGAGATAGCGATATAGATATTTTGATAGAATTAGAAAAGCCCATCGGTTGGAGGTTTTTCACTTTAGAAATGTATTTAGAAAAAGCATTTGGCAGGAAAATAGATTTGGTTACCAAACCTGCTCTTAAAAAGCAACTAAAAGAACAAATTTTAGCACAGGTACAATACGTTTAA